In Polynucleobacter sp. TUM22923, one genomic interval encodes:
- a CDS encoding lytic murein transglycosylase, giving the protein MNVRFLYSASILLLVAGLISCSSVPTQEVKPHKPIVNQSEDIASETRLTQNLSQLLAQVAQNQAISLSVLESGFSDVKTIPSIRKLVLPPSGTFKKNWLAYRKRFVEPIRINAGRVFWEQHQAFLSKVEQEYGVPAELIVAIIGIETIYGRQTGSFRVKDVLFTLAFNYPDTPNKAAREQLFKDQLQELILLCWSDAGGRQAIKNNKPEVNSSRFDSCLNQNSSYAGAIGLPQFMPSSIRSFAVDGDGDGRIDLKQSPRDAIASVANFLKKHGWQTGMPISFPIKESGIDSAKSLADGEPVLKYTVQELIDKGILSSNRGDLQAGGVAPQSKALIVDLPYPDKEGNDQVQYFVGLNNFLTIVQYNRSYFYAQSVADFAEALGYKNQSVVPATLDQKYPRNIKEETLADPTISKPKKNKAKKKQKQI; this is encoded by the coding sequence TTAGTGGCGGGTTTAATCTCCTGCTCAAGCGTTCCCACCCAGGAGGTAAAACCTCATAAGCCTATCGTAAACCAGTCTGAGGATATCGCCTCCGAGACTCGTCTTACCCAAAATCTGAGTCAATTACTAGCTCAAGTGGCTCAAAATCAGGCCATTTCCTTATCGGTACTTGAGTCTGGCTTTTCTGATGTTAAAACTATTCCGTCTATTAGAAAATTGGTATTACCCCCATCTGGCACCTTTAAAAAGAATTGGCTTGCTTATCGCAAACGCTTTGTAGAGCCGATTCGCATTAACGCTGGGAGAGTCTTTTGGGAACAACATCAAGCGTTCCTATCCAAAGTTGAGCAAGAGTATGGGGTGCCAGCTGAGTTGATTGTGGCCATTATTGGTATTGAAACAATCTACGGACGACAAACGGGCAGCTTTCGCGTGAAAGATGTGCTTTTTACATTGGCCTTTAATTACCCAGATACCCCCAACAAAGCAGCACGAGAGCAATTATTCAAAGATCAACTGCAAGAGTTGATTTTGCTATGTTGGTCAGATGCAGGGGGTAGGCAAGCAATCAAAAACAATAAACCGGAAGTGAATTCAAGTCGTTTTGATAGCTGCCTCAACCAAAATAGTTCCTATGCAGGCGCTATTGGATTACCTCAATTTATGCCCAGCAGCATCCGTAGCTTTGCAGTAGATGGAGATGGCGACGGGCGTATTGATCTGAAGCAAAGTCCAAGGGACGCAATTGCCAGCGTGGCGAACTTTTTGAAAAAGCATGGATGGCAAACGGGGATGCCCATATCCTTCCCAATCAAAGAGTCAGGCATAGACTCAGCCAAATCTCTTGCTGATGGCGAACCCGTTCTTAAGTACACTGTTCAAGAACTGATCGATAAAGGCATTCTCAGCAGCAATAGGGGTGACTTACAGGCTGGTGGCGTAGCACCTCAGAGCAAAGCACTGATTGTTGATTTACCCTATCCAGATAAAGAAGGCAATGATCAGGTGCAATATTTTGTCGGCTTAAATAACTTTCTGACGATCGTTCAATATAACCGCAGCTATTTTTACGCACAAAGTGTTGCAGATTTTGCAGAGGCGCTGGGATATAAAAATCAAAGCGTAGTACCAGCTACTCTTGATCAAAAATACCCAAGAAATATCAAGGAAGAAACCCTGGCTGATCCAACAATATCAAAGCCTAAGAAAAATAAAGCTAAGAAAAAGCAAAAGCAGATTTAA
- the cysM gene encoding cysteine synthase CysM, which yields MSTPSYLTISQTVGNTPLVRLQRIPGLENESRNNLILGKMEGNNPAGSVKDRPALSMIMRAQERGDIKPGDTLIEATSGNTGIALAMTAAMLGYKMVLVMPENQSIERRQSMAAYGAELILTAASGGMEFARDYALQLQKEGRGRLLDQFANPDNPRAHIETTGPEIWRDTDGQVTHFVSSMGTTGTITGVSTYLKSMNPHIQIIGAQPEEGSQIPGIRKWAPQYLPKIYEGDRVDQIEYVSQADAEEMARRLAAQEGIFCGISAGGALVVALRIARQVENATIVFIVCDRGDRYLSTGVFPA from the coding sequence ATGAGCACACCTTCTTACTTGACTATTTCACAGACCGTGGGGAACACCCCTCTAGTTCGTTTACAGCGCATTCCTGGCCTTGAAAATGAATCCCGAAATAATCTGATTTTAGGAAAGATGGAAGGAAATAATCCAGCCGGGTCGGTAAAGGACCGACCTGCGCTGTCGATGATCATGCGCGCTCAAGAGCGTGGTGATATTAAGCCGGGCGACACATTAATCGAAGCTACCAGTGGTAATACAGGCATTGCTTTGGCCATGACTGCTGCAATGCTTGGTTATAAGATGGTTTTAGTTATGCCCGAGAATCAAAGCATCGAGCGCAGACAAAGTATGGCCGCCTATGGGGCTGAGTTAATTCTGACTGCAGCGTCTGGGGGTATGGAGTTTGCCAGGGACTATGCCTTGCAGTTACAAAAAGAAGGTCGAGGCAGATTGCTAGACCAATTTGCTAACCCTGACAATCCACGGGCTCATATTGAAACCACTGGTCCCGAAATCTGGCGTGATACCGATGGGCAAGTGACTCACTTTGTTTCTTCTATGGGCACTACGGGCACGATTACTGGCGTTTCTACGTACCTCAAGTCCATGAATCCCCATATTCAGATTATTGGCGCGCAACCTGAGGAGGGCTCTCAAATACCGGGGATTCGTAAATGGGCGCCCCAGTATTTGCCCAAAATCTATGAAGGTGATCGGGTTGATCAGATTGAGTACGTGTCGCAAGCCGATGCTGAAGAAATGGCACGTCGTCTCGCTGCTCAAGAGGGTATTTTTTGTGGCATCTCCGCAGGAGGTGCGTTAGTTGTTGCTTTAAGAATAGCCCGTCAAGTGGAGAACGCTACCATCGTATTTATTGTGTGCGATCGCGGCGACCGTTACCTCTCGACTGGAGTTTTCCCAGCTTAA
- a CDS encoding helix-hairpin-helix domain-containing protein: MSRSLNFGNARGLFQALVFSVMLAVSGLSGATPINVNTATQSELESIKGIGPSKAKTIIAERLDGGHFQDANDLQKRVRGIGMKSVEKMVDNGLTIEAPGSFREPNSRTVKEGTSSTRRGSRSQNGPRNSSDRSVPNRRN, encoded by the coding sequence ATGAGTCGATCATTAAATTTCGGTAACGCCCGTGGTCTTTTTCAGGCATTAGTATTTTCAGTAATGTTGGCAGTTTCAGGTTTAAGTGGTGCTACGCCGATCAACGTCAACACCGCGACCCAGTCGGAGCTGGAAAGTATTAAAGGTATTGGGCCGTCTAAAGCAAAAACAATCATTGCTGAGCGATTGGATGGGGGGCATTTCCAAGATGCCAACGATCTACAAAAGCGGGTGCGTGGCATTGGCATGAAATCCGTAGAAAAAATGGTGGATAACGGTTTAACTATTGAGGCGCCAGGCTCCTTTCGTGAGCCTAATAGCCGTACCGTTAAAGAGGGCACAAGCTCTACTAGACGGGGTTCTCGCAGCCAAAACGGCCCTCGTAATAGTTCAGATCGAAGCGTACCAAATCGTCGAAATTAG